The following are encoded in a window of Tessaracoccus flavescens genomic DNA:
- the iolB gene encoding 5-deoxy-glucuronate isomerase — protein sequence MSDNDTYVIRAGSTAHDQFETDVDAARAGWEWSSIRVLNLPAGGVETIDTGEEEILVLPLSGGCTVEVDGQSITLDGRPEVWTAITDYLYVPRRTTITVRSEDGGHFALPGSKATTDKPLRHCPVTEVGTGLRGTGNCSRQVNNYALGNPVETSHLLVCEVLTPGGNWSSYPPHKHDEHTDVERVLEEIYYYEVRPGRGDTTGMALQRIYPSPAGDIDVCAELHSGDVVIMPHGYHGPSVAAPGYDLYYLNVMAGPAEDSTWLMTDDPHHTWIRDTWDDSPVDPRLPMTPLNQTRSDIHE from the coding sequence GTGAGCGACAACGACACCTACGTCATCCGCGCCGGCTCGACGGCGCACGACCAGTTCGAGACCGACGTCGACGCCGCGCGCGCCGGGTGGGAGTGGAGTTCCATCCGCGTGCTCAACCTGCCCGCAGGCGGGGTTGAAACGATCGACACCGGCGAGGAGGAGATCCTCGTGCTCCCGCTCAGCGGCGGCTGCACCGTCGAGGTCGACGGGCAGAGCATCACCCTCGACGGCCGCCCGGAGGTCTGGACGGCGATCACCGACTACCTGTACGTCCCGCGCCGCACCACCATCACCGTGCGCAGCGAGGACGGCGGACACTTCGCCCTCCCCGGGTCGAAGGCCACCACGGACAAGCCGCTTCGCCACTGCCCGGTCACCGAGGTCGGCACCGGCCTGCGCGGAACGGGCAACTGCTCCCGCCAGGTCAACAACTACGCGCTCGGCAATCCCGTCGAGACGTCGCACCTGCTCGTCTGCGAGGTCCTGACCCCGGGCGGCAACTGGTCGAGCTACCCGCCGCACAAGCACGACGAGCACACCGACGTCGAGCGCGTGCTCGAGGAGATCTACTACTACGAGGTCCGTCCCGGCCGCGGCGACACCACCGGCATGGCGCTGCAGCGGATCTACCCCTCGCCTGCCGGCGACATCGACGTCTGCGCGGAGCTCCACTCCGGCGACGTCGTGATCATGCCCCACGGTTACCACGGCCCGTCCGTCGCGGCGCCCGGCTACGACCTCTACTACCTCAACGTCATGGCAGGCCCTGCCGAGGACTCGACCTGGCTGATGACAGACGACCCCCACCACACGTGGATCCGCGACACCTGGGACGACTCCCCGGTCGACCCGCGGCTCCCCATGACCCCCCTCAACCAGACCAGGAGTGACATCCATGAGTGA
- a CDS encoding ATP-binding protein, giving the protein MLDTLFGLIPAASRMQQWVAEDLQLVNWGGYDGYHRVRFAPTATMLCGGSGSGKSTLMDAYIALMMPHTTPFNGASNGAVTGRPRGQEQRNIVSYGRGKLDESRTDEGSTKMRVLRGDGTDTWTAVAMTWADHDGARFTAVRAWYIPTSARILDDTVRIRATFDGDFDLRQLQQAATHRLSDSSVRATGLETVGTDREFSAKLHAALGIGAAGSGNKAMSLLARIQAGQQITTVDDLYKKMVLEEPETLATADAVVAHFDGLDSTRNRMLTARQQVRALEPIRGLKARIVDAAERMRLIGAVGHFNDPSSLAALWQASRRQDLLHDVETELRARKLGADQAVREKQELAKAAEAERDGMSEVLRTSGGDQLDTAQRELRDVERRATEVERQRERLDAALATLGVEIKSGKQFAALADRARLALADGDSKSGARDAYAEARAARTAAEREVAELEAERRRTQTRSDNIPAALHESRELLAKAAGLSTDDLPFVGELIEVRTEFEPWREAFNLALGGFATTLLIDSDRLPLFRTAINSVRTPVRLRYEGVPVGQPLSPPRDDRTLPGRLDYKPSPFTGWLQDRLVDRFSFVCVTAPEELKRHSTALTMSGQMSQGSRGAHGGHGRSNVLGFSNQRRLLDLAAQIDDARWRLGDAIDALDAAANSLDAIDARNAAYGVVADLTWDQVDVDALEDERRRWHGVIEEVTTGNPTIARIQQQIAKAQEKVTALREDIGRAKHERDRLADKWGQVMEEVDAADETLEAAGDAGIELTEEQAAYLDRQFDVPDGERSTSASDELRRFDAALENAAQRLSADQRNAQETLGEQRETLRRTLATFLDRWPNPNLLADPDGGVEDFERILEDLETSGLHELEAEWRDSLLNLSGNDLTNLDSTLGRSLREIRERIEPINLIMQDLPFYDDDHRLQIATRENQSVVRSRFRKELRDVRALIEAASSDEEREAAYTRMSKLIDRIRRTAPDFSDLIDVRNHVRVSAERVDAVTKKHVALYDHIGEKSGGESQELIAFIVGAALRYQLGDAGSERPRYAPVFLDEALIKADAHFTARAIGAWRGLGFQLIIGAPNDKYSAIEPHVDVEYDILKDTQGRSWAKPKVGLAG; this is encoded by the coding sequence ATGCTCGACACCCTCTTCGGGCTCATCCCCGCCGCCTCCCGCATGCAGCAGTGGGTCGCCGAGGACCTCCAACTGGTCAATTGGGGCGGCTACGACGGCTACCACCGCGTCCGCTTCGCCCCCACCGCCACCATGCTCTGTGGCGGCTCCGGCTCCGGCAAGTCCACCCTCATGGACGCCTACATCGCCCTGATGATGCCGCACACCACCCCGTTCAACGGCGCCTCCAACGGCGCGGTCACCGGCCGCCCCCGCGGCCAGGAGCAGCGCAACATCGTCTCCTACGGCCGCGGAAAGCTCGACGAGTCCCGCACCGACGAGGGCAGCACCAAGATGCGCGTCCTCCGCGGCGACGGCACCGACACCTGGACCGCCGTCGCCATGACCTGGGCCGACCACGACGGCGCCCGCTTCACCGCCGTGCGCGCCTGGTACATCCCGACGTCGGCTCGCATCCTCGACGACACCGTGCGGATCCGCGCCACCTTCGACGGCGACTTCGACCTGCGCCAGCTCCAGCAGGCCGCCACCCATCGGCTCAGCGACTCCTCCGTCCGCGCCACCGGCCTCGAGACGGTCGGCACCGACCGCGAGTTCTCCGCAAAGCTCCACGCCGCGCTCGGCATCGGCGCCGCCGGCTCCGGCAACAAGGCGATGAGCCTGCTCGCCCGCATCCAGGCAGGCCAGCAGATCACCACCGTCGACGACCTCTACAAGAAGATGGTCCTCGAGGAGCCCGAGACGCTTGCCACTGCCGACGCTGTCGTCGCCCACTTCGACGGCCTCGACTCCACCCGCAACCGGATGCTGACGGCGCGCCAGCAGGTCCGCGCCCTCGAACCCATCCGCGGCCTGAAGGCCAGGATCGTCGACGCCGCGGAACGCATGCGCCTGATCGGCGCCGTCGGCCACTTCAACGACCCCTCCTCCCTCGCCGCGCTCTGGCAGGCGAGCCGACGCCAGGACCTGCTTCACGACGTCGAGACCGAGCTGCGCGCCCGCAAGCTCGGCGCCGACCAGGCAGTCCGCGAGAAGCAGGAACTCGCCAAGGCTGCCGAGGCCGAGCGCGACGGCATGTCCGAGGTCCTGCGCACCTCCGGCGGTGACCAGCTCGACACCGCCCAGCGCGAGCTGCGCGACGTCGAACGCCGCGCCACCGAGGTCGAACGCCAGCGCGAACGCCTCGACGCCGCCCTCGCGACGCTGGGCGTCGAGATCAAGAGCGGCAAGCAGTTCGCCGCCCTCGCCGACCGTGCCCGCCTCGCGCTCGCCGACGGCGACTCCAAGTCCGGCGCCCGCGACGCCTACGCCGAGGCCCGAGCCGCCCGCACCGCCGCCGAGCGTGAGGTCGCTGAGCTTGAGGCCGAACGCCGTCGCACCCAGACCCGCAGCGACAACATCCCCGCCGCCCTGCACGAGTCGCGCGAGCTACTCGCCAAGGCCGCGGGGCTCAGCACCGACGACCTGCCGTTCGTCGGCGAGCTGATCGAGGTGCGCACCGAGTTCGAGCCGTGGCGCGAGGCGTTCAACCTGGCGCTCGGCGGCTTCGCGACGACGCTGCTGATCGACTCCGACCGGCTGCCGCTGTTCCGCACCGCCATCAACTCCGTCCGCACCCCCGTCCGGCTCCGCTACGAGGGCGTCCCCGTCGGGCAGCCGCTGTCGCCGCCGCGCGACGACCGCACCCTCCCCGGCCGGCTCGACTACAAGCCGTCGCCGTTCACCGGCTGGCTGCAGGACCGCCTCGTCGACCGCTTCTCCTTCGTCTGCGTCACCGCCCCCGAGGAGCTCAAGCGCCACTCGACCGCGCTGACCATGAGCGGCCAGATGTCGCAGGGAAGCCGCGGCGCGCACGGCGGCCACGGTCGCTCGAACGTGCTCGGCTTTTCCAACCAGCGCCGCCTGCTCGACCTCGCCGCCCAGATCGACGACGCCCGCTGGCGCCTGGGCGACGCCATCGACGCGCTCGACGCGGCCGCGAATTCGCTCGACGCGATCGACGCGCGCAACGCCGCCTACGGGGTCGTCGCGGACCTGACCTGGGACCAGGTCGACGTCGACGCACTCGAGGACGAGCGTCGCCGCTGGCACGGCGTCATCGAGGAGGTCACCACCGGGAACCCGACCATCGCCCGCATCCAGCAGCAGATCGCCAAGGCGCAGGAGAAGGTCACCGCGCTGCGGGAGGACATCGGTCGTGCCAAGCACGAACGCGACCGCCTCGCCGACAAGTGGGGCCAGGTGATGGAGGAGGTCGACGCCGCAGACGAGACCCTCGAGGCCGCCGGCGACGCAGGGATCGAGCTGACCGAGGAGCAGGCCGCTTACCTCGACCGCCAGTTCGACGTCCCCGACGGCGAACGTTCGACCTCCGCCTCCGACGAGCTGCGCCGCTTCGACGCGGCGCTGGAGAACGCCGCCCAGCGGCTGTCGGCCGACCAGCGCAACGCGCAGGAGACCCTGGGGGAGCAGCGCGAGACGCTGCGCCGCACCCTCGCCACGTTCCTCGACCGCTGGCCCAACCCGAACCTGCTCGCCGACCCGGATGGCGGCGTCGAGGACTTCGAACGGATCCTCGAGGACCTCGAGACCAGCGGCCTGCACGAGCTGGAGGCCGAGTGGCGCGACTCGCTGCTCAACCTGTCGGGCAACGACCTGACCAACCTCGACTCGACGCTCGGCCGGTCGCTGCGCGAGATCCGGGAGCGGATCGAGCCGATCAACCTGATCATGCAGGACCTGCCCTTCTACGACGACGACCACCGGCTGCAGATCGCCACGCGCGAGAACCAGTCGGTCGTGAGGTCGCGGTTCCGCAAGGAACTGCGCGACGTGCGGGCCCTGATCGAGGCGGCGTCGTCTGACGAGGAGCGCGAGGCGGCGTACACGCGGATGTCGAAGCTGATCGACCGGATCCGCCGCACCGCACCCGACTTCTCCGACCTGATCGACGTGCGCAACCACGTCCGGGTCAGCGCGGAGCGGGTCGACGCCGTCACGAAGAAGCACGTGGCGCTGTATGACCACATCGGCGAGAAGTCGGGCGGCGAGTCGCAGGAGCTGATCGCCTTCATCGTCGGCGCGGCCCTGCGCTACCAGCTGGGCGACGCGGGGTCGGAGCGCCCGCGTTACGCCCCGGTGTTCCTCGACGAGGCCCTGATCAAGGCCGACGCCCACTTCACCGCCCGCGCGATCGGCGCGTGGAGGGGGCTGGGCTTCCAGTTGATCATCGGCGCGCCGAACGACAAGTACAGCGCGATCGAGCCGCACGTGGACGTGGAGTACGACATCTTGAAGGACACCCAGGGTCGGTCGTGGGCGAAGCCCAAGGTGGGTTTGGCGGGCTGA
- a CDS encoding AAA family ATPase, with amino-acid sequence MSITIVSGLPGSGKSTVARALAERRDRGVHLDTDDVGERFVVSGAVLPGQDPGDEAEAQLALRRLNLADLARNFADAGFDVAISDVVLWPALWEEYVRRLGPSLLLVILTPSLEAIAERDAGRAKQVAAHWTHLKADLDAWTEAPGLRLDTTGQRVDDTVAAVEGWLSSGR; translated from the coding sequence ATGTCGATCACCATCGTCTCCGGGCTGCCGGGCTCCGGAAAGAGCACCGTCGCGAGGGCGCTCGCCGAGCGTCGGGACCGCGGCGTCCACCTCGACACCGACGACGTCGGCGAGCGGTTCGTCGTGTCGGGCGCCGTCCTGCCCGGACAGGACCCGGGAGACGAGGCCGAGGCCCAGTTGGCCCTGCGGAGGCTGAACCTGGCCGACCTGGCGCGCAACTTCGCCGACGCCGGCTTCGACGTCGCGATCTCCGACGTCGTGCTGTGGCCCGCGCTGTGGGAGGAGTACGTGCGGCGGCTCGGGCCGTCGCTGCTGCTGGTGATCCTGACCCCGAGCCTCGAGGCCATCGCCGAGCGCGACGCGGGTCGCGCCAAACAGGTCGCCGCGCACTGGACCCACCTCAAGGCCGACCTCGACGCCTGGACCGAAGCCCCCGGTCTCCGCCTCGACACCACCGGCCAGAGGGTCGACGACACCGTCGCGGCGGTCGAAGGGTGGCTGTCGAGCGGGCGCTGA
- the iolC gene encoding 5-dehydro-2-deoxygluconokinase produces the protein MEGDPTSSLPDPAAPEVLVIGRCSVDVYPLEVGVKLEDVETFGKFLGGSATNVAVAAARYGHQVTALTGVGNDPFGRFVISELERFGVDASQVVVNDRFNTPVTFCEIFPPDNFPLYFYRQPTTPDLEIGPGDLPVDLDRYRIIWLTGTGLAHEPSRSAHHAVVAAATGSTIVLDLDYRERFWADENVPRRAMGDVLPHVDVAIGNLEECRIATGETDPERAADALLDMGVRAAIVKQGPVGTLVKSRTERAFMPALPVEVVNGLGAGDAFGGAVCHGLLEGWPLHRIVEFASAAGAIATMHIECASIMPTSREVEEMLARYPEVTSALEVWSR, from the coding sequence ATGGAGGGCGACCCGACAAGCTCCCTTCCCGATCCGGCGGCGCCTGAGGTGCTCGTCATCGGGCGGTGCAGCGTGGACGTCTACCCCCTCGAAGTCGGCGTGAAGCTCGAGGACGTCGAGACCTTCGGCAAGTTCCTCGGCGGATCCGCGACCAACGTCGCCGTCGCAGCCGCCCGCTATGGACACCAGGTGACAGCCCTGACGGGGGTGGGTAACGACCCGTTCGGCAGGTTCGTCATCTCCGAACTGGAGCGGTTCGGTGTCGATGCCTCCCAGGTCGTGGTCAACGACCGCTTCAACACGCCCGTCACGTTCTGCGAGATCTTCCCTCCCGACAACTTCCCGCTCTACTTCTACCGACAGCCCACCACACCTGACCTCGAGATCGGCCCCGGTGACCTCCCCGTCGACCTCGACCGCTACCGGATCATCTGGCTGACCGGAACCGGCCTCGCCCACGAACCGTCGCGTTCGGCCCACCACGCCGTCGTCGCCGCGGCCACCGGGTCGACCATCGTGCTCGACCTCGACTACCGCGAGCGCTTCTGGGCCGACGAGAACGTCCCGCGGCGCGCCATGGGCGATGTGCTCCCGCACGTCGACGTCGCGATCGGCAACCTCGAGGAGTGCCGGATCGCCACCGGCGAGACCGACCCCGAGCGGGCAGCCGACGCGCTGCTCGACATGGGCGTCAGGGCCGCCATCGTGAAGCAGGGCCCGGTCGGCACCCTCGTGAAGTCGCGCACCGAGCGGGCGTTCATGCCCGCGCTTCCCGTCGAGGTGGTCAACGGCCTCGGCGCGGGGGACGCCTTCGGGGGAGCGGTGTGTCACGGGCTGCTCGAGGGCTGGCCGCTGCATCGGATCGTCGAGTTCGCCTCGGCGGCCGGCGCCATCGCCACGATGCACATCGAATGCGCATCCATCATGCCGACGTCACGGGAGGTCGAGGAGATGCTTGCCAGGTACCCCGAGGTCACCTCGGCGCTGGAGGTCTGGTCGCGATGA
- a CDS encoding GntR family transcriptional regulator, with protein MEETYAPAIIIDRSSATPLYEQIAQPIEAAILSGELPAGAMIEDEVSMANRLDVARPTARRALQELANKGLLTRRRGVGTRVTPPHVHRPMKLSSLNEDLSEAGFVPTTKVLGYLVRQASAAEAEQLGLGPEDGLLAVSRLRYADDHPLAILTNLIPLDIAPSWQELGEAGLYQCLHQRGIDIASATQEIGARGATSEEASTLGEQAGSPLLTMHRVGRTAEGRPVEIGQHVYRPSLYSFRFSLFTS; from the coding sequence ATGGAGGAGACGTACGCACCAGCGATCATCATCGACCGGTCCTCCGCGACACCACTCTACGAACAGATCGCCCAGCCGATTGAGGCGGCCATCCTTTCCGGGGAGTTGCCCGCCGGGGCGATGATCGAGGACGAGGTCTCGATGGCGAACCGCCTCGACGTCGCCCGACCCACCGCGCGCCGCGCCCTGCAGGAGTTGGCGAACAAGGGCCTGCTCACGAGACGCCGCGGCGTCGGCACCCGCGTCACTCCCCCACACGTCCACCGTCCGATGAAGCTGTCGTCGCTCAACGAGGACCTCAGCGAGGCCGGCTTCGTCCCGACGACGAAGGTGCTGGGCTACCTGGTGCGCCAGGCCTCGGCCGCCGAGGCCGAGCAGCTCGGGCTGGGCCCTGAAGACGGCCTGCTCGCCGTCAGCCGCCTCCGGTACGCCGACGACCACCCGCTGGCGATCCTGACCAACCTGATCCCGCTCGACATCGCCCCGTCGTGGCAGGAGTTGGGCGAGGCCGGCCTGTATCAGTGCCTGCATCAGCGCGGGATCGACATCGCGTCGGCGACCCAGGAGATCGGCGCGCGCGGCGCCACGTCGGAGGAGGCCTCGACGTTGGGCGAGCAGGCGGGCTCCCCGCTGCTGACCATGCACCGCGTCGGCCGCACCGCCGAGGGCCGTCCGGTCGAGATCGGTCAGCACGTCTACCGCCCGTCGCTGTACTCGTTCCGCTTCTCGCTGTTCACCTCCTAG
- a CDS encoding DUF4194 domain-containing protein, with protein sequence MTDEVQTDAVADEVTGFIAPVAMENDPGELFAGDRGVLDHDIRRVLVRLLQRRFVLKDRSRDDWKVLLDNQQVIESRLNDLFVRLEIDHDRGVAYKSQVRSDEMEVPILLRDDAYSRAETLVLVHLRTVYQRESSAGEQSARVDVEEVEQTVLTYFAESDGNTARRQKAIRGALQRLRNEGVIEEESEGRYRISSLVEIVLSSERLRELAAWLRDTAETRNRPVDESPTDAVDDEDSEDEDDELGQVDESEFDAGDPLAERPETDDEAEDEADDGPDPRTQPQLGDDEEGDTL encoded by the coding sequence ATGACTGACGAGGTCCAGACCGACGCCGTGGCCGACGAGGTCACCGGCTTCATCGCGCCCGTCGCCATGGAGAACGACCCCGGCGAACTCTTCGCAGGCGACCGCGGCGTCCTCGACCACGACATCCGCCGCGTCCTCGTCCGCCTCCTCCAGCGCCGCTTCGTGCTCAAGGACCGCAGCCGCGACGACTGGAAGGTCCTGCTCGACAACCAGCAGGTCATCGAGTCGCGCCTCAACGACCTGTTCGTCCGCCTCGAGATCGACCACGACCGCGGCGTCGCCTACAAGTCGCAGGTCCGATCCGACGAGATGGAGGTCCCCATCCTCCTGCGCGACGACGCCTACAGCCGCGCCGAGACCCTCGTCCTCGTGCACCTGCGCACCGTCTACCAGCGCGAATCCAGCGCGGGGGAGCAGTCGGCCCGCGTCGACGTCGAGGAGGTCGAGCAGACGGTGCTCACCTACTTCGCCGAATCCGACGGCAACACCGCCCGCCGCCAGAAGGCCATCCGCGGCGCCCTGCAGCGACTGCGCAACGAGGGCGTCATCGAGGAGGAATCCGAGGGCCGCTACCGGATCAGCTCCCTGGTCGAGATCGTGCTCAGCTCCGAGCGACTCCGCGAGCTCGCCGCCTGGCTCCGCGACACCGCCGAGACCCGCAACCGTCCCGTCGACGAGTCCCCCACCGACGCCGTCGACGACGAAGACTCCGAGGACGAGGATGACGAGCTCGGCCAGGTCGACGAGTCCGAGTTCGACGCCGGCGACCCCCTCGCCGAGCGCCCCGAGACGGATGACGAAGCCGAGGACGAGGCCGACGACGGCCCCGACCCCCGCACCCAGCCGCAGCTGGGCGACGACGAGGAAGGAGACACGCTGTGA
- a CDS encoding Cgl0159 family (beta/alpha)8-fold protein, producing the protein MSHVERLAELRFHRPDAVAAALASRRPGTLPSDGRRALFVAADHPGRGALAAAGDALAMADREDYLARCITALSRPGVTGFLGTPDVVEDLALLGALDGKVVLGSMNRSGLAGSNFEVDDRITAYDPDGIVAAGIDGGKLLLRIDLDDPRTPSVLERAGRAVSQLAAAGRSAVIEPFLSYPSPEGLVNDLSEEAVIRSVTIASALGNTSARTWLKIPCTADLERAVAATSLPCLLLGGEVPKDPEQTLSMWRSAMRLPNVHGLVLGRSLLFPRDGDVAANVDRIVEVL; encoded by the coding sequence ATGAGCCACGTCGAACGCCTCGCCGAGCTCCGCTTCCACCGGCCCGACGCCGTCGCCGCGGCCCTCGCCTCCCGTAGACCAGGCACCCTGCCCTCCGACGGTCGCCGCGCGCTGTTCGTCGCCGCAGACCACCCTGGACGCGGAGCGCTCGCCGCCGCGGGAGACGCCCTCGCCATGGCCGACCGTGAGGACTACCTCGCCCGCTGCATCACGGCCCTGTCGCGCCCGGGCGTGACCGGCTTCCTCGGCACCCCCGACGTGGTCGAGGACCTTGCCCTGCTCGGCGCGCTCGACGGCAAGGTCGTGCTCGGCTCCATGAACCGCTCCGGCCTCGCCGGCTCGAACTTCGAGGTCGACGACCGGATCACCGCCTACGACCCCGACGGCATCGTCGCCGCGGGCATCGACGGCGGGAAGCTGCTCCTGCGGATCGACCTCGACGACCCCCGCACCCCCTCCGTGCTCGAACGGGCGGGCAGGGCGGTCAGCCAGTTGGCCGCGGCTGGCAGGTCGGCCGTCATCGAGCCCTTCCTCTCCTACCCGAGCCCCGAAGGCCTGGTCAACGACCTGTCCGAGGAGGCGGTCATCCGCTCGGTCACCATCGCCTCGGCCCTCGGCAACACCTCCGCCCGCACCTGGCTGAAGATCCCCTGCACCGCCGACCTCGAGCGCGCCGTCGCCGCCACCTCCCTTCCCTGCCTGCTGCTCGGCGGCGAGGTGCCGAAGGATCCGGAACAGACGCTGTCGATGTGGCGCTCCGCGATGCGGCTGCCCAACGTGCACGGCCTCGTGCTCGGCCGTTCCCTGCTGTTCCCCCGCGACGGTGACGTCGCGGCAAACGTCGATCGAATCGTGGAGGTTCTGTGA
- the iolG gene encoding inositol 2-dehydrogenase yields MLRVAVIGAGRIGKVHAAAVAAHPQAQLVAVCDPMGTAAEDLAAVHGARVYKDADALFADPEVDAVIIGSPTPLHAPQVLAATRAGKAVLVEKPVAKDVEEARALDAELATFEHPPVMVGFQRRYDPSIRRAKDLIEDGSIGDLEQVVIVARDPAPPPAEYVAVCGGIFKDMTIHDLDEARFFLGEIVEVSAFGQKVLPELADVDDFDAAVVMLRGADGAVATVMNNRRCVTGYDQRLEVHGSAGSAVMDNLRPTALSVNTAEASGSQQPYLDFFLTRYADAYSNELTAFIDAINTGAPVSPTVSDGVAALVLAQAAEESARSGRTVRLDA; encoded by the coding sequence ATGCTCCGTGTAGCCGTCATCGGTGCCGGACGGATCGGCAAGGTTCATGCCGCAGCCGTGGCCGCGCATCCGCAGGCACAACTGGTCGCGGTGTGCGACCCGATGGGAACCGCCGCAGAGGACCTCGCGGCCGTACACGGCGCCCGCGTGTACAAGGACGCCGACGCCCTGTTCGCCGACCCGGAGGTCGACGCCGTCATCATCGGCTCGCCCACTCCCCTGCACGCACCCCAGGTGCTGGCGGCGACCCGCGCGGGCAAGGCTGTGCTGGTCGAGAAGCCGGTCGCGAAGGACGTCGAGGAGGCACGCGCTCTCGACGCCGAGCTCGCGACCTTCGAGCATCCGCCCGTGATGGTCGGCTTCCAGCGCCGCTATGACCCGTCGATCCGGCGCGCGAAGGACCTCATCGAGGACGGCTCGATCGGCGACCTGGAGCAGGTCGTCATCGTGGCCCGTGACCCTGCGCCGCCGCCCGCGGAGTACGTCGCGGTCTGCGGCGGCATCTTCAAGGACATGACGATCCACGACCTCGACGAGGCGCGGTTCTTCCTCGGCGAGATCGTCGAGGTGAGCGCCTTCGGCCAGAAGGTCCTGCCCGAGTTGGCCGACGTCGACGACTTCGACGCCGCAGTGGTGATGCTGCGCGGGGCCGACGGCGCGGTCGCGACGGTGATGAACAACCGTCGCTGCGTCACCGGCTACGACCAGCGCCTCGAGGTGCACGGCTCGGCCGGGTCCGCCGTCATGGACAACCTGCGGCCGACTGCGCTGTCGGTCAACACCGCCGAGGCGTCGGGATCGCAGCAGCCGTACCTGGACTTCTTCCTGACCAGGTATGCGGACGCCTACAGCAACGAGCTGACGGCGTTCATCGACGCGATCAACACCGGAGCTCCCGTCTCCCCGACGGTCAGCGACGGCGTCGCCGCCCTCGTCCTCGCCCAGGCGGCCGAGGAGTCGGCGCGCAGCGGAAGGACGGTCCGGCTGGACGCCTGA
- a CDS encoding transaldolase family protein, translating to MTDIEYTPGPLLTAAQNTPTALWNDSSDLNELRQSISFGGVGATCNPVIAYTCIKSELGQWAPRIKQIAAENPTWGESEIGWQAVKDLSVEAAALLKPIFDEHRGRNGRLSVQTDPRFHRDAKALADQAVEFDGLAENIVVKIPATKVGLEAIEDATYRGVSINVTVSFSVPQAVRAAEAIERGLDRRAAEGHDISQMGPVVTIMVGRLDDWLKHVVARDKIFIDPSALEWAGIAAMKKAYAIFQERGFRSRVLAAAFRNVYHWAALVGGDLVVSPPFKWQEIINASDYEAVSRIDEPVRQEYLDELNKIEDFRRAYDVDGMTVEEFEDFGPTRKTLRQFLQADADLDALVRDIIVPAP from the coding sequence ATGACAGACATCGAATACACGCCCGGGCCGCTGCTGACGGCCGCCCAGAACACCCCGACGGCGCTCTGGAACGACTCGTCCGATCTGAACGAACTGCGCCAGTCGATCTCCTTCGGCGGCGTGGGCGCGACGTGCAACCCGGTCATCGCCTACACCTGCATCAAGTCGGAGCTGGGCCAGTGGGCTCCGCGGATCAAGCAGATCGCCGCCGAGAATCCGACCTGGGGCGAGTCGGAGATCGGTTGGCAGGCGGTCAAGGACCTCTCCGTCGAGGCCGCGGCGCTGTTGAAGCCGATCTTCGACGAGCACAGGGGACGCAACGGTCGCCTGTCGGTGCAGACCGATCCGCGCTTCCACCGTGACGCGAAGGCGCTGGCCGACCAGGCCGTCGAGTTCGACGGCCTCGCGGAGAACATCGTCGTGAAGATCCCCGCCACGAAGGTCGGCCTCGAGGCGATCGAGGACGCCACCTACCGCGGCGTCAGCATCAACGTGACCGTCTCGTTCTCGGTGCCGCAGGCCGTCCGCGCTGCCGAGGCGATCGAGCGTGGTCTCGACCGCCGGGCGGCCGAGGGCCACGACATCTCGCAGATGGGCCCGGTCGTGACGATCATGGTCGGCCGCCTGGACGACTGGCTCAAGCACGTCGTCGCCCGCGACAAGATCTTCATCGACCCGTCCGCCCTCGAGTGGGCAGGCATCGCCGCCATGAAGAAGGCCTACGCGATCTTCCAGGAGCGCGGCTTCCGCTCGCGCGTGCTTGCCGCCGCGTTCCGCAACGTCTACCACTGGGCCGCGCTTGTCGGCGGCGACCTCGTCGTCTCCCCGCCGTTCAAGTGGCAGGAGATCATCAACGCCTCCGACTACGAGGCCGTCTCCCGGATCGACGAGCCGGTGCGCCAGGAGTATCTGGACGAGCTCAACAAGATCGAGGACTTCCGCCGCGCCTATGACGTCGACGGCATGACGGTCGAGGAGTTCGAGGACTTCGGCCCCACCCGCAAGACGCTGCGCCAGTTCCTCCAGGCCGACGCAGACCTCGACGCCCTCGTCCGCGACATCATCGTCCCGGCCCCCTGA